The DNA segment AATACATCATTTGTGCTTTCATAATTGGGGGTTGCTGTTTCGGCAGTCGCCACAGCAGGAAAAGCTATAGCCGTAGCTAATAGCACTAAAAAACCACTGAGGGGTCTAAGTTTTATACCCATCTTTTTTACTCCTCAATTTTTGGGCAAATCTTCATTTATGCTTAATTTCAGAACTCCCATGAGTTCAACCTTTGGTGTAGCACAACTTTTACTGTTTTGTAATGACGTATTCTACTGAAAGCCTTGCCCAGTCAGATATTTGGCCAGCCACTGCTGATGTATCTACTCTGCGGCGAAAACTGCTGGATTTACTTTGTCAACTTGCTTATAAAGAGGGTGATTTCGTTCTCTCGTCTGGACAGCCTAGCTCATACTATATAAATGGCAAACAAGTGACATTGCATCCCCAAGGTGCTTTGGCAATTGGTCGCATTCTTTTATCACTGTTACCTTCAGATACTCAAGCGGTAGCTGGTTTAACATTAGGGGCTGATCCAATTGTGACAGCTGTGAGTGTGGTTTCTGCGTATGAAAATCGACCAATACCAGCTTTGATTATTCGCAAAGAAGCTAAAGGTCATGGGACTAAGGCTTATATTGAAGGCCCCAATTTACCAGAGGGTGCAAAGGTGGTGGTTTTGGAAGATGTGGTGACGACTGGACAATCCGCCATGAAAGCTGTTGACCGACTGAGGGCTGCTGGTTATGTTGTTGATGAGGTCATTTCATTAGTGGATAGACAGCAAGGGGGGGCTGAATTTTATCAGTCGGTTGGTTTGAAGTTTGAGGCGGTGTTTACAATTATGGATCTTCAACAAAGGTATCAGGAATTAGGTAATTAGCGGAGGTATGGAGGAATGGCGCGCCTGATTTACCTTCCTTTCTCCTCCACTATTAGTTTCATTTCCGCAGTGCGTCCAAATTCTTCTGGTGCATATTGCAGATGAACTTCCGCACCAGGCCAGGAAAAAGTCCCAGGAGTAACAGAACGTACCAAATAATGGAGGCTGTAGACTCCTGGTTCTAGATGGTCGGCATAGGCGATAATGCGATCGCTATAAATATTCCTAAAACCCAGTTCCCAGCTATCGGCTTTTGCTTGTAATGCGGCGGTGGTAGTTTGGAAACTCGCGTCAACGGCTTCTAAACCTGCTGGTAAGGGGTCTTTAATTACTAGATGATCTACAGGGCGATCAACGATGATTTCTAAACCAATATCAAACACTTGTCCGAGGGCTAAAGTCAAGGGTTGATCGAGGGCGTAAATTCCTGTTTTTCGTAAAATTCTCTTTGCATTTACTTGACTTATTTCTCGTGTTATGCGTAAGCCGTTGAAGCGTCCTGGTTGATTTCCTTGCAGGCGATAGTTATAAGCAACCAAGTAGTGTAGAGTTCCATTACCTGATTTTTGTAGCGTTAAATCATGACGGCCACGGGGTAATTGATTCATCGGTACACTTAACTGGAGGCTGGGATTTTTATAGCCTGTAAAGCGATTTTCTCCTAACTTTCTCCCGGCTAACTGCACTGTGGCAACAAAATTAGGTGGCGTGGGTTGTAGTTGACCATATTCTACTAATGCTGTTAGTGCTTGGGCATTATTATAGTCAGTTTGCCATGTACCATCCCGGCGTAGTGCCAGCAGACTTTGGAGTAATTTATCTATGATTTCCGGTTTACTTTGTTTGGCGATAAATAAGCGTAAAGCTTGCGCTTGTGCTGTGGTTGGTGAACTCATCCATCCCCAACTAGGTGGTAAACTAACAACTGCTGTGCGTCCAGTTTCAGATATGTTTTGTTGCAGCTTGTTTACTAATTGCTGAGATTCATCTTGCCATTCTGGAAATTGAGATAAGTATCGCGCTAGTTTAATTTGAGTGACTAAATCAAAGTTGTTACGTTGTTCATAAATATCTGTTAGGAAGGTGTTGCGTTTATCTCCCAGTTCTGATAACGCTATTAAAGCATTAAGTTGTAGTTGCCTTTTGCATAGTTGCTGTTTGCAAAAATCATATTCTCCGGGGTTGGCGAGAACTTTTTGCAAATAGGTTTTGAGGCGAGATAGCATTCCCGTATCAACTAAATTGGGGAAGACTTGACTGGCTTTCACTAAGGATTCAACAGAATAAGCAGAAACCCAAGGGTCTGATTTTTCTTGTCCAGGGAAAGCCGCAAAACCACCATCAGAGATTTGTAGTTTTTGCAATTTTTCGACTGCTAAATTTGCCTGTTGTCTAGAGTTAAATTCAGCAAATGTTTGACCATATTTTTGGGCAATAGTTTGCAGATTAGTCGCAATGATTAATTGACTTGCAGATGGTTCTGTGAATGGCAAATCATTATCTGTTAATACTTGTTTTGCTGGTGCTTTAATTTCGGGAATCAAAGTACTCGCCAACTGAATATCTAAACCGCCAGCTTCGGGAAAGGTATTTTTATCAACATTTAAGGGAATCTTGATTTGTTTTTGGCTGACACCAGTCTCAACTATTTGTTCAGTAATTTCCAATGGCTTGACTTGCAAAGGTAATTCAAAAGCATCGGCTGTACCATTTAGTTGAGTGGTGAAGCGAACTTTACCAACTCCCACACTATCCGCCACCATTGGGAAGCGATAGGCTTGAGTTGCAGATTCAGCTTGGGTTTGCAACGTAGTAGTTGTCGGATTTTTACTGTTAAACTTCACAGCCCCGCTAATTTCACCGTTAATTGAGAGATTTCCTGTATTTCCGGTGTTATTAGTTACGGATAAACCAGCGAGGATGCGATCGCCTGGACGGACAAATTGTGGCAAGATGGCATTACTTAGTAGTGGTTTGGTGGTGATAAATGTCGCGTCTCCATTGCCAAAACGCAGGTTTCCATCTGTAGCCACAGCCATCACACGCCAAGTAGTCAAATCATCTGGTAATTTGACGGTTATCTGTGCATTACCGCTAGCATCGGTCAGAACAGAACCGTTGTAGTAAGCTAAGGGTTGAAAGTCGGTGCGGGTGCGAGTATTTGCTGCACCTGTGGAGAAGCCACCACCGTAACCCCAGCCTTTAGGTTTTGCGACATCTTGCGGTTGTAATATCACATCTGGACGGTTATCAGTAAAGCGGGTAGATATTGGCTGTTCTGCATAAACAGTATCTACTAAATTCGGCGGACGATAACCAGAAAGTTGCAGTACCGCCTCATTTACCACCATGACTGTTAACTGTCCTTTGGTGGGATTACCTTGATTGTCCTTCACTTCCAGTTGGATTGTTTCCTCTGCACCAGGTTCTAGTGATGCTTGTGCTGGCTTAACTTGCAGTTTTAAATATTTATCTTCCAGGTTAACTTTAAAAGGAGTAAAGCCAATTTTTACCAAGTTATCTAAACTTCCTACTTCCACTTGGTTAATAGGTTTACCTTGTCTAACTAACACAGCTTCAACGGCTGCATTTGGTAGCATTTCTGGCGTAACCCGAAACTGAATTTGTGGTGCGCTACCCTGTACTTTGGTAATTTGTTGATAAATGGGTTTATCTTTAATCACTGCAAAGTATAATTCTGCATCTGCATAGGGAGATTGAATTAAGGCGGTAGCAGTTTCACCAGCTTTATACTCTTTTTTATCTAACTTAACTTCTAAAACATCTTTATCTCGCGTACCCCAAAAGACTGCATTTCCTCCAGTTACCCAAATTTGTGAATCTGTAGCACCTAATTCATTTTTGGCATCACTAAAATTAACTCTAATTCGATATGTACCAGATTCAGGTGGGGTTAAATTTACCGATTGCGGATTACTAGTAGATGTAATTTCTGTTTGGGCGACTGTTTTATATTCAACTTGATTTTTTGGCGTTTGGCTACCTTCTACCAATTGAGTGACGCTGCTGTATTTTATCTGTTGCAATTCCAGTCGGACTCGTTGACCTGTGATTAGTTTTCCAGTAGGGTCAGCAATAATCACTTCAATGGGAAAAGCCTTACCTGCATCAGCAATAAAATTACTTTTTAAACCGATTAAACGATTACTTGGTAAAGCTGTAAAACTTTGAGAATTGGCTACAGAAAGATTAGAGACATCAGCAACTTGTACATCTACTCGATAAGTCATAGGATATGGTAAATCTTTAGCCACATTTACCATTTGGCTACTTTTATCATTACCATCTAACTGAGAATTACTTTGCAATACATCACTAGATATAGTGGGGGCTTCTTCCGGCCAAAACCATTGGCGACCAAAAGTAAACTCTTCCCAACCTTTAGGGATAAAATTAGCTTGTTGACGAGTAATAAAATATTTCGCTTCTCCACCTTCTACAGGCGCACCAAATAAATAATTGCTTGTAGCATTAATATCAACATCATCGCCAATATAAGCAAACTCTTTATCTAGCTTGACTTCGACTTTAAAATTAGGTGGTTTGAACTCAGCCACCCGAAATTCTCCAGAAATTTCCAGACCATTCTTGCCTTTAGCTTGAATTGTGTAGTAGCCTAAGCCTTGAGTTTTATTGATGGGCATTTCTAAAGAAAATGTCCCAAACTCATTTGTAGTTTGTGTCCCTAAACTGGTCTTTTGTCCATCAGGATTTACCAACGTTATTTGGTAGTCAGCGTTTTTATCTTGCTGTATGACACCATTTTGTAAGTAATCAGCAAAACCAGTAAACCAAGCTTTTTCTCCTGATTGATACAACTGTCTATCTGAAAAAATTACTCCCCTTGATTCCGGTTTATTCCCTTGCCAACCTGCATCAATACCATATCCATAAACACCGCTATATTCTTCAGTTCTAGTAAATGCCCAATCTTCCTTTTCACTGGCAATTACTAATAATTCTGGTGATTTAATAGAATTTTGACTACCAGCAGTGCATTGCTGTAATGCTTCACGATTAACTCTAAAAGTCCCATTTTCATCGGTTTTACCTGTCGCACAAGGTACAGGTTCAGGGCGAGATTTTGCTTGCAATTTTGATTGATAAATTTCTATAACAGCCGCTTTTACTGGCGCACCATCTGTTAAATGATTCACCCGAATTAATCCCGATTCAGGAAACCATTGACTAAATACACCCAAATTAGTCAATTCCACCAAACCATAAGTCGTAGGTTCTCGCCACAACTCTTTACCATTTTCCTGATATTTATTAGTACGGGCTTGGACTCCATAAGCTAACATTCCCGTCTTAGCGTTGATTTTTTCTCGCAAAGGTACAGTTACATCAACTGACTGATTTTTCTTACCTGATACCTGGAAGCTTTTCCATTCAGCAGGTTTTGGTAATAAATCATTACCGTAGTTAAAATAAACCAAATCTGTTGGTTTAACTACTCGATAAGCAGCCTGATATTTAGATTCTGGTAAATTTACAGTACTAATATTTAACCGTAAATCTTTACCTGCGGGAAAAATATTCAAGTCTGAGGGAACCCAGATATCCCCTGCTAAATCTCCAGTATCATATTTAAGTGAAACAGGTTTACCTAAAGTCTGTCCAAACTTATCTTGGAGATTTTCGCCGATAGTAATTGTATAAGTCTTAGCTGGTTCTAAGGCATAAGGATTAATCCCGATAATTCTATCTTCATCATTAACTTGTAAAAGTCGAGAAATATCTTTTGGTGCTGGGTTAATTTTAATATTGGTTTTAGCTGATTCAGCCACCAATATATTATTAAATTCTAACTGCGGACTACCTTTAATAAATCTTCCATAAGTTCCCCCTGCATCTGGTTGTCCATAAAAGTTAATTTTTTGAAAAGCCAAAGGCGAATAAGTTGACAACTTACTAACAAATTCTCTATCTGTAACTAGGTTGCCATAAGCAGGACGTATTCCCGGAGAGAATACTAAACGGTAACGAGTAGCTGTTTTCAGATTTTTTTGAGGTCTGAGATTATAAATCCAATTACGTGCTGAAGGGTCAAATTTCTTGAGAGGTTCTTCCTTATCTAGAGGTTTTTCTTCCTTGTTTAAGGTTACTTGGAAACGCAAACCCTCATTTTTACCTTCTGGGATTAGCTGTAAATGTTCTTGTACAGAAGCTAAATCTAGTTCTACATTAGATGTAAATTGTAACTTTGGCTGTAAATCAATAGGTTCAGCATCAGCTTTCTCAATCGGATTCACACCGGGTAAATTTGTTAAATTGATAGATTGAGTATTAAAAGTCCAAGATAAATCTTTGTCTAAACGATGATTTTTTAAATCTGCTAAACCTGCTTTGAGAGTAACTTGTAATCTTGTGGCTATTGGCAATGCTTTATCAGCTTGAAAACCTACCATGCGCGGTGTCAAAAAACGAAATTGTCCCGGTAATGGCGGCCAAAGGGCAAACTTTTGTAATAACTGCTGTTGTTCTGGACTGTCTAGACTTTCAACTGGTATTAAAGCCTCTTTAAAACGAATACGGATTTGGTTCAGAGGTTGGGCTTCTCCGATGGGACTAATTTGTTCAATCCAGTCCGGTAATTTTGGCGGTGTGAGTGGGGAAACTGCTGGTAATGGTTCCCTACCTGAGTTGATACCAAAAAAATTACATCCCCCTATTCCTAACACCAACGTTAGAACAATAAAACACCGTATACAGACTCTAATAATCATATTTTTATAAATTTAAGATTAAAAATTACAGCAACTAGTCTCATCCCACCTCTCTTAAAATCTGCGCCCCTCCGCGCCAACCCCCACACTCCTTTGGATTTAAAAATCAAAATTTATTTACATAGATAACCAATCAAAAGCAGTAATTCCAAAAAACAACTACAATTCTTAACTATGAATTATTTTTAATTTTATTATTAAGGAATAGACATACTTACTGATGTAGATATCATCGCCACGGCAAAATTAAAGTAAATTCTCTTAAACAGGGTACTCCCTGATGCAATTCATATCTCTATCGCTTACCAGAATGCGGCACACTAGTAAGGTGATCATAGCTGTGCTGCTAATATGCTTATTAATCCGCTTGATACCTTATTTTGCGCCGATTCGTGCTGTAGATATTGCCCAAAATCAACTAGCAATGCAATTTAGCGATCGCAATGGGCTACCATTAGGAACAATACTCACCCGTGACCAAGAGCATACATCAGTAGTACCACTAAATCAGATTTCGCCCCAATTTATCCAAGCTATTTTAGCCGCCGAAGATGGTAGTTTTTATCATCATGGGGCTTTGGACTTGAAAGCAATTGTCCGCGCCATCAAAGAAGCTATCCACGCCAAAAAAATTGTTTCCGGCGCTTCCACGATTACCATGCAGTTAGCGCGGATGTTAGAACCAGTACCCCGCAACCTGTCAGGGAAAATGCAGGAGATTTGGTTAGCGTGGCGGTTAGCAGCCGGGATGAACAAGAATGAAATCCTCTCTGCATACATCAATCGCTTGCCCATGGGAGGGAATATATATGGTGTAGAAGCAGCAGCCCGTACTTATTTTTCCATCCCAGCCAGTGAATTAAATCTTGCCCAAGCTAGTTTGTTAGCTGCCATTCCTAATAACCCCACCTACTTTAACCCTTACGAACATTGGGAACGACTGAAGCAACGACAAAAATACGTCCTCAATCGTATGGTACAAGAAGGGTATGTGAGCAAAGACACAGCATATCGCACATCCTCAGAAAAAGTTGTGTTTCAGTCCAACCAGCGAGGAATTATCGCCGCACCACACTTTTTATTTTGGTTAGCTAATCAAATTCCCCCCACTCCTGCTGACACAAATCAATCAGTTATCCACACAACTATCAATCGTCCTTTGCAGCAATTTGTCGAAGCACAAGTACAGCAGGTAATTTCTACTCTTTCCGCCAATAACGTTCATGATGCAGCCGCACTAGTAATTGACAACCACACAGGGGAAGTTTTAGCTTACGTCGGTTCACCGGATTACTTTAATCAAGCCCAACTGGGACGCAATGACGGAGTGCAAGCCCTACGTCAACCAGGTTCTACCCTGAAGCCATTTGTCTATGAATTAGCATTAGAAAAGCGGTTAATTCGCCCAAATACTATTTTGGCAGATGTCCCGACCCATTACGCCATCCCCGGCGCACAACTCTACAGCCCAACGGATTATACCGAAAACTTTCTTGGGCCTGTGCGGGTACGCATCGCCTTAGCCAATTCCCTCAATATACCAGCCGTACGCGTCTTGGAAAAAGTGAGTGTACCAACTTTCCTAGAACGTCTACATCAACTGGGATTTGTCCATCTAAAACAAACCCCAGAATACTATGGCTTAGGTTTAACCCTGGGTAGTGGTGAAGTTAGCCTCTGGGAACTAGCCCAAGCCTACCTGACTATAGCAAGACAAGGACAACCCGCCCCCCTCATTACCACCCTTCCCCAGTCTCCAGTCCCCCATCATACCCAACCCCCAAACCCCACCATCTGGCAATTAATCACCAACATCCTCAGCGACAGCCATGCTCGTGCTACAGCCTTCGGTGTAGATTCAGTATTAAACTTACCATTCCCCGTGGCTGTGAAAACCGGTACATCTTCCAACTATCGTGACACTTGGACAGTCGGCTTTACCACTGATTACACCGTCGCTACCTGGGTAGGTAACTTTAACGGTGAACCCATGCGTCAAGTTTCCGGGGTGACAGGCGCAGCACCCTTGTGGAATCGGATTATGTTACATCTGCACGAATATCAAGAACCAGCCAGTTTTCTCACTCCAGCAGGTTTATTGCAACTACCAATCTGTGCAGTTTCTGGGTTACGTCCCACACCAGACTGTACTTCAGTGGTGCAAGAATATTTCTATCCCGAAGATAAAACTAGCTACGAAAGGGACACTCAGTTTACATTACCACCAGAGTATAACGAGTGGTTAGCCACGCAACAGCGATCGCAGTTTACCTCTAGCAGCCTGAGAATTTTATCTCCTCATGAAGGCGATGTATTCTTAGTGTATCCAGGTGAAGAAACACAACAAAAATTAGAATTTAAGTTAATAGGAAATAACTCTACACCTATAGAGTGGTGGCTCAACGGTGAAAAATTGAACACCCAGTCAGCTAATTCCTTATTTTGGTCGCTGCGTCCTGGTAACTGGACTTTAGAGGCGAGAAGCGGTGAAATGAGCGATAAGGTAAAATTCCAGGTGAAACGGGCAAGTATTAAACCGACACGTAGGGGTTTCTCGATTGGTAATTCTTAACTGTGAAAGAAATTTCTAAAGCCTACCCCCTATTCTGAAAAATTTCCCCTGACGATACCAGCTATGTAGTTGTGCTGGTGCTACACCAAGTAAATAAGCAATAATCACGACTTGATTAATCAGCGTAGTTTGAAAAACTCCCCTCTGTAACCATCTCCGTCCAGAGGTTATTACTGCTACACCCAAAACAGTAATTTTCCCAATGTGCTTTAAACGTCTCATGAGTTCAAAGTCTTCCATTATGGGCAATTCAGAAAAACCACCAACTTTCTCAAATACCGCCTTTGTCATAAAAATTGCCTGATCTCCATAGGGCATTTGGAAAAAATGCGATCGCCAATACACCCCTTTTTCTACCCAGCGCAAACCTGCCAAGTCTGCATCTATCCGCAACGCAAAGGCGCCAGCCACCACCCCAGGCTGTTGTAACGCGGCGCGAATCATTTCATCAAAACCAACAGGTAAACGCGTATCTGCATGGAGAAACAACAAAATTTCACCAGCAGCCAGCGCCGCACCGGTGTTCATTTGCACCGCCCGACCAGGAGACGAGGAGATAACTTTTACACCTAAAGATTGAGCGATCGCCACTGTATCATCTTGTGAGCCGCCATCAACAACAATGACTTCTATATTTACACTAGGTTGAGTGGTGGCAATAGTTTGTTGAATATTACCCACCTCATTTAATGTCGGGATAATAATAGAAATTTTAATATTTTTCAAATTTTGCTCCATGATTACCTGTACTAAATTCCTTACCCAGAATTATTCATGTCACATTACCAACTTAAACAAATAATATTAAATCTTTTAGATCTGATATCAGTTGATAAATTATTCCAACCAAGATTAGCAACAGTTATAAGTCGAGTTTTATATATATTTAGTTATAAAAAACAGCCTTAAAAAGATATAATTTTACATTAAATAATTCTACTCTAGAAATGTATGTACAGTTTTATATGAGGTTGCACATAATATAAAATTCATTGATTTATCCGCGTCTATCTGCGTGCATCTGCGTTCAATTATTATCGACATAGGATTCTATACAGCTTCATATTAATTTGGTATAAGCTATTTTAGCTAGGCAATTTTTTCATCTCTACTATGGCAACTATTAACGACAACTACCTCAAACTGAAAGCAGGCTACCTATTTCCCGAAATTGCGCGGCGGGTAAATGCCTTTGCCGAAGCCAACCCTGATGCTAAGATTATTCGCTTAGGTATTGGTGATGTCACCGAACCATTGCCAGCAGCTTGCCGATCTGCCATGATTCAAGCAGTGGAAGAAATGGGCGATCGCTCTTCTTTTAAAGGTTACGGCCCAGAACAAGGTTATGCTTGGTTACGGGAGAAAATTGCCACCCAAGATTTTCAAGCGCGGGGTGCAGATGTAGACGCTGCCGAAATCTTCATTTCCGACGGCTCTAAGTGCGATACAGGCAACATTCTCGATATTTTTGGTGATAATAACATCATTGCTGTTACCGACCCAGTTTATCCTGTGTATGTAGACACTAATGTCATGGCGGGACATACTGGCGCGGCTAATGAGAAAGGTGAGTTTGAGGGTTTAGTTTATTTACCTGTCACCGCAGAAAATAACTTCACCGCAGAAATTCCTTCCCAAAAAGTAGACTTAATTTATCTCTGCTTCCCCAATAACCCCACAGGTGCAACCGCCACCAAAGAACATCTCCAAGCGTGGGTAGACTATGCCAAAGCACATAACTCAATTATCTTCTTTGATGCTGCCTACGAATCTTATATCACAGACCCATCCCTACCCCATTCTATCTACGAAATTGAAGGAGCCAGAGAAGTAGCGATCGAGTTTCGTTCCTTCTCCAAGAATGCAGGCTTCACAGGTACTCGTTGCGCCTTAACCGTCGTACCCAAAACCCTAAAAGCCAAAGCCGC comes from the Nostoc sp. PCC 7120 = FACHB-418 genome and includes:
- a CDS encoding TIGR04283 family arsenosugar biosynthesis glycosyltransferase, which produces MEQNLKNIKISIIIPTLNEVGNIQQTIATTQPSVNIEVIVVDGGSQDDTVAIAQSLGVKVISSSPGRAVQMNTGAALAAGEILLFLHADTRLPVGFDEMIRAALQQPGVVAGAFALRIDADLAGLRWVEKGVYWRSHFFQMPYGDQAIFMTKAVFEKVGGFSELPIMEDFELMRRLKHIGKITVLGVAVITSGRRWLQRGVFQTTLINQVVIIAYLLGVAPAQLHSWYRQGKFFRIGGRL
- a CDS encoding alpha-2-macroglobulin family protein — encoded protein: MIIRVCIRCFIVLTLVLGIGGCNFFGINSGREPLPAVSPLTPPKLPDWIEQISPIGEAQPLNQIRIRFKEALIPVESLDSPEQQQLLQKFALWPPLPGQFRFLTPRMVGFQADKALPIATRLQVTLKAGLADLKNHRLDKDLSWTFNTQSINLTNLPGVNPIEKADAEPIDLQPKLQFTSNVELDLASVQEHLQLIPEGKNEGLRFQVTLNKEEKPLDKEEPLKKFDPSARNWIYNLRPQKNLKTATRYRLVFSPGIRPAYGNLVTDREFVSKLSTYSPLAFQKINFYGQPDAGGTYGRFIKGSPQLEFNNILVAESAKTNIKINPAPKDISRLLQVNDEDRIIGINPYALEPAKTYTITIGENLQDKFGQTLGKPVSLKYDTGDLAGDIWVPSDLNIFPAGKDLRLNISTVNLPESKYQAAYRVVKPTDLVYFNYGNDLLPKPAEWKSFQVSGKKNQSVDVTVPLREKINAKTGMLAYGVQARTNKYQENGKELWREPTTYGLVELTNLGVFSQWFPESGLIRVNHLTDGAPVKAAVIEIYQSKLQAKSRPEPVPCATGKTDENGTFRVNREALQQCTAGSQNSIKSPELLVIASEKEDWAFTRTEEYSGVYGYGIDAGWQGNKPESRGVIFSDRQLYQSGEKAWFTGFADYLQNGVIQQDKNADYQITLVNPDGQKTSLGTQTTNEFGTFSLEMPINKTQGLGYYTIQAKGKNGLEISGEFRVAEFKPPNFKVEVKLDKEFAYIGDDVDINATSNYLFGAPVEGGEAKYFITRQQANFIPKGWEEFTFGRQWFWPEEAPTISSDVLQSNSQLDGNDKSSQMVNVAKDLPYPMTYRVDVQVADVSNLSVANSQSFTALPSNRLIGLKSNFIADAGKAFPIEVIIADPTGKLITGQRVRLELQQIKYSSVTQLVEGSQTPKNQVEYKTVAQTEITSTSNPQSVNLTPPESGTYRIRVNFSDAKNELGATDSQIWVTGGNAVFWGTRDKDVLEVKLDKKEYKAGETATALIQSPYADAELYFAVIKDKPIYQQITKVQGSAPQIQFRVTPEMLPNAAVEAVLVRQGKPINQVEVGSLDNLVKIGFTPFKVNLEDKYLKLQVKPAQASLEPGAEETIQLEVKDNQGNPTKGQLTVMVVNEAVLQLSGYRPPNLVDTVYAEQPISTRFTDNRPDVILQPQDVAKPKGWGYGGGFSTGAANTRTRTDFQPLAYYNGSVLTDASGNAQITVKLPDDLTTWRVMAVATDGNLRFGNGDATFITTKPLLSNAILPQFVRPGDRILAGLSVTNNTGNTGNLSINGEISGAVKFNSKNPTTTTLQTQAESATQAYRFPMVADSVGVGKVRFTTQLNGTADAFELPLQVKPLEITEQIVETGVSQKQIKIPLNVDKNTFPEAGGLDIQLASTLIPEIKAPAKQVLTDNDLPFTEPSASQLIIATNLQTIAQKYGQTFAEFNSRQQANLAVEKLQKLQISDGGFAAFPGQEKSDPWVSAYSVESLVKASQVFPNLVDTGMLSRLKTYLQKVLANPGEYDFCKQQLCKRQLQLNALIALSELGDKRNTFLTDIYEQRNNFDLVTQIKLARYLSQFPEWQDESQQLVNKLQQNISETGRTAVVSLPPSWGWMSSPTTAQAQALRLFIAKQSKPEIIDKLLQSLLALRRDGTWQTDYNNAQALTALVEYGQLQPTPPNFVATVQLAGRKLGENRFTGYKNPSLQLSVPMNQLPRGRHDLTLQKSGNGTLHYLVAYNYRLQGNQPGRFNGLRITREISQVNAKRILRKTGIYALDQPLTLALGQVFDIGLEIIVDRPVDHLVIKDPLPAGLEAVDASFQTTTAALQAKADSWELGFRNIYSDRIIAYADHLEPGVYSLHYLVRSVTPGTFSWPGAEVHLQYAPEEFGRTAEMKLIVEEKGR
- the pyrE gene encoding orotate phosphoribosyltransferase — encoded protein: MTYSTESLAQSDIWPATADVSTLRRKLLDLLCQLAYKEGDFVLSSGQPSSYYINGKQVTLHPQGALAIGRILLSLLPSDTQAVAGLTLGADPIVTAVSVVSAYENRPIPALIIRKEAKGHGTKAYIEGPNLPEGAKVVVLEDVVTTGQSAMKAVDRLRAAGYVVDEVISLVDRQQGGAEFYQSVGLKFEAVFTIMDLQQRYQELGN
- a CDS encoding LL-diaminopimelate aminotransferase; the protein is MATINDNYLKLKAGYLFPEIARRVNAFAEANPDAKIIRLGIGDVTEPLPAACRSAMIQAVEEMGDRSSFKGYGPEQGYAWLREKIATQDFQARGADVDAAEIFISDGSKCDTGNILDIFGDNNIIAVTDPVYPVYVDTNVMAGHTGAANEKGEFEGLVYLPVTAENNFTAEIPSQKVDLIYLCFPNNPTGATATKEHLQAWVDYAKAHNSIIFFDAAYESYITDPSLPHSIYEIEGAREVAIEFRSFSKNAGFTGTRCALTVVPKTLKAKAADGSDVELWKLWNRRQSTKFNGVSYIVQRGAEAVYSEAGQAQVKALVSFYLDNAKIIREKLTAAGLSVYGGVNAPYVWVKTPNGLSSWDFFDQLLQTVNVVGTPGSGFGAAGEGYFRVSAFNSRENVEEAMKRITEKFKL
- the pbpC gene encoding penicillin-binding protein 1C; protein product: MQFISLSLTRMRHTSKVIIAVLLICLLIRLIPYFAPIRAVDIAQNQLAMQFSDRNGLPLGTILTRDQEHTSVVPLNQISPQFIQAILAAEDGSFYHHGALDLKAIVRAIKEAIHAKKIVSGASTITMQLARMLEPVPRNLSGKMQEIWLAWRLAAGMNKNEILSAYINRLPMGGNIYGVEAAARTYFSIPASELNLAQASLLAAIPNNPTYFNPYEHWERLKQRQKYVLNRMVQEGYVSKDTAYRTSSEKVVFQSNQRGIIAAPHFLFWLANQIPPTPADTNQSVIHTTINRPLQQFVEAQVQQVISTLSANNVHDAAALVIDNHTGEVLAYVGSPDYFNQAQLGRNDGVQALRQPGSTLKPFVYELALEKRLIRPNTILADVPTHYAIPGAQLYSPTDYTENFLGPVRVRIALANSLNIPAVRVLEKVSVPTFLERLHQLGFVHLKQTPEYYGLGLTLGSGEVSLWELAQAYLTIARQGQPAPLITTLPQSPVPHHTQPPNPTIWQLITNILSDSHARATAFGVDSVLNLPFPVAVKTGTSSNYRDTWTVGFTTDYTVATWVGNFNGEPMRQVSGVTGAAPLWNRIMLHLHEYQEPASFLTPAGLLQLPICAVSGLRPTPDCTSVVQEYFYPEDKTSYERDTQFTLPPEYNEWLATQQRSQFTSSSLRILSPHEGDVFLVYPGEETQQKLEFKLIGNNSTPIEWWLNGEKLNTQSANSLFWSLRPGNWTLEARSGEMSDKVKFQVKRASIKPTRRGFSIGNS